A genomic segment from Phycisphaerales bacterium AB-hyl4 encodes:
- the arsS gene encoding arsenosugar biosynthesis radical SAM (seleno)protein ArsS (Some members of this family are selenoproteins.): MANIPLTIQGQTGFDQYVDQAAGEPLTGRSIETVQVNVGLKCNLACHHCHVESSPKRTEQMSWQTMLDVLAAARMAGAQTLDITGGAPEMHPRFCDFVDAAIKQKLAVMVRTNLTIMLVDGYKDLPQFYADRGVHLVASLPCYLPNNVDKQRGRHVYRDSIEVIQRLNRIGYGSNSDKVLDLVYNPLGPTLPPEQKKLEKAYRVALFDQFDIRFNNLYAITNIAIGRFLHDLARDGKAEAYQQLLRDAFNPQTLEGLMCRHQLHVGHDGTMFDCDFNYALGLPMTGTLRHVRDFEPTRFMQRRIATGEHCFACTAGCGSSCGGALA, encoded by the coding sequence ATGGCAAATATTCCATTGACAATCCAAGGCCAAACCGGCTTCGACCAATACGTCGACCAGGCCGCGGGCGAGCCGCTGACGGGGCGATCGATCGAAACGGTGCAGGTGAACGTTGGCCTGAAGTGCAACCTCGCCTGTCATCACTGTCACGTGGAGAGTTCCCCCAAGCGCACGGAGCAGATGAGCTGGCAGACGATGCTGGACGTGCTGGCAGCGGCGCGCATGGCCGGAGCGCAGACGCTGGACATCACCGGCGGTGCGCCGGAGATGCACCCGCGGTTTTGCGACTTCGTCGACGCGGCGATCAAACAGAAGCTGGCCGTCATGGTGCGTACGAATCTGACGATCATGCTCGTCGACGGCTACAAAGACCTGCCGCAGTTCTACGCAGATCGCGGTGTGCATCTGGTCGCGTCGTTGCCCTGCTATCTGCCTAACAACGTGGACAAGCAAAGGGGCAGGCATGTCTACCGCGACAGTATCGAAGTGATTCAGCGGTTGAACCGTATCGGTTATGGCAGCAACTCGGACAAGGTGCTCGACCTGGTCTACAACCCGCTTGGCCCGACCCTCCCGCCGGAACAGAAGAAGCTTGAAAAGGCGTACCGCGTGGCGCTGTTCGATCAGTTCGACATTCGCTTCAACAATCTCTACGCGATCACCAACATCGCCATCGGCCGGTTCCTGCACGACCTGGCTCGCGACGGCAAGGCCGAGGCGTACCAGCAACTGCTCCGTGATGCGTTCAATCCGCAGACGCTGGAGGGGCTGATGTGCCGACACCAGTTGCACGTGGGACATGATGGCACGATGTTCGATTGCGACTTCAACTACGCGTTGGGCCTGCCGATGACGGGGACGCTGCGACATGTGCGGGACTTCGAGCCGACGCGTTTCATGCAGCGGCGCATCGCCACCGGCGAGCACTGCTTCGCCTGCACGGCCGGCTGTGGCTCGTCGTGTGGCGGGGCGCTGGCGTGA
- a CDS encoding peroxiredoxin-like family protein: MALVIMALMTMAACENGAERVAVNDSPPVPERAEDVQPLTEGQPAPVAVLRTADDDLVDLAEQYRQQPTMLIFYRGGWCPYCNVQLGHLMEAEQAIEEMGIAVLAISPDRPAVLRENPNEAGHGYRLLSDSDMALAKAFGVAFRVADETVEQYHGFGIDLEDASGQSHHLLPVPAIYLVDRDGMIRFAHWDADYRERLSPEALIEAAGRMSN; this comes from the coding sequence ATGGCACTGGTAATTATGGCGTTGATGACAATGGCGGCCTGCGAGAACGGCGCGGAGCGTGTTGCGGTGAATGATTCGCCGCCCGTACCTGAGCGGGCGGAGGATGTGCAGCCGTTGACCGAAGGCCAACCGGCCCCCGTTGCTGTGCTGCGAACGGCGGACGATGATCTGGTGGATCTGGCGGAGCAGTATCGCCAGCAGCCGACGATGTTGATCTTCTATCGCGGCGGCTGGTGTCCGTACTGCAATGTTCAGCTCGGCCACCTTATGGAAGCGGAACAGGCAATCGAGGAGATGGGCATTGCGGTGCTTGCAATCAGCCCCGATCGGCCGGCCGTGCTGCGCGAGAACCCGAACGAAGCCGGGCATGGCTACCGCTTGCTGTCCGACAGCGACATGGCATTGGCAAAGGCGTTCGGTGTGGCGTTCCGCGTCGCGGATGAGACGGTCGAACAATACCACGGCTTCGGCATCGATCTGGAGGACGCGTCCGGCCAGTCGCATCACCTGCTGCCCGTGCCAGCGATCTACCTGGTCGATCGCGACGGCATGATTCGCTTCGCACACTGGGATGCGGACTACCGCGAGCGCCTGAGCCCGGAGGCGCTGATCGAGGCGGCCGGCCGAATGAGCAATTGA
- a CDS encoding mercuric reductase, with protein MPLRPLDEHNRALRSHVQPTDWVNPTPPSGRRGRYNLVVIGAGTAGLVTAAGAAGMGAKVALIERGMLGGDCLNVGCVPSKALIRCARAVHDTRNAHRFGVKVDGEPTADFAAVMLRMRKLRAGIAPTDSAERFRDLGIDVYLGDAEFQDGNHVRVGEQTLTFARAVIATGARAAELPIEGLADVGYLTNETVFSLTELPKRLAVIGAGPIGCELAQAFARLGSRVTLVEAEKQILTREDADAAKLVEKQLRADGIEIICGGKAVQVRRDGKDKVLTLNCDGKEHDVRVDEILLGIGRQPNVDGLGLEAAGVKFDKRQGVEVNDYLQTTNKHIYAAGDVCSKFKFTHAADAMARIVIQNALFFGRAKASALTIPWCTYTDPEIAHVGLYEHEAKAQGIDVHTITIEMSDVDRAILDGETDGLLKVHLKRGSDRILGAMLVARHAGEMISELTLAMTAGLGLGAIAKTIHCYPTQAEVIKKAADAYNRTRLTPRVNGLLQTLLSWRR; from the coding sequence CTGCCGTTGCGCCCGTTGGATGAGCACAACCGGGCACTGCGATCGCATGTGCAGCCGACCGACTGGGTGAACCCCACACCACCCTCCGGAAGGCGCGGCCGATACAACCTTGTGGTCATCGGCGCGGGCACGGCTGGCCTGGTCACGGCGGCGGGCGCTGCGGGCATGGGCGCGAAAGTAGCGTTGATCGAACGTGGCATGCTCGGCGGTGACTGTCTGAACGTCGGCTGCGTGCCGAGCAAGGCATTGATTCGCTGTGCCCGTGCGGTGCATGACACACGCAACGCGCATCGGTTCGGCGTGAAGGTAGACGGTGAACCCACGGCCGACTTCGCGGCGGTGATGCTGCGCATGCGCAAGCTGCGGGCGGGCATTGCGCCGACCGACTCGGCTGAGCGATTCCGCGACTTGGGCATCGACGTTTATCTTGGCGATGCCGAGTTCCAGGATGGCAACCATGTGCGTGTGGGTGAGCAGACGCTGACCTTCGCCCGGGCCGTGATCGCCACCGGCGCACGCGCCGCCGAGTTGCCCATCGAAGGCCTCGCCGACGTGGGCTACCTGACCAACGAGACGGTGTTTTCACTGACCGAGTTGCCCAAACGCCTGGCGGTGATCGGCGCCGGACCCATCGGCTGCGAACTCGCGCAGGCGTTCGCCCGGCTCGGCAGCAGGGTCACGCTCGTCGAGGCGGAAAAACAGATTCTCACACGCGAAGACGCCGATGCGGCAAAGCTTGTCGAAAAGCAGTTGCGGGCCGACGGCATCGAAATCATCTGCGGCGGCAAGGCGGTGCAGGTGCGTCGCGATGGCAAGGACAAGGTGCTCACGCTCAACTGCGATGGCAAAGAGCATGACGTGCGCGTGGACGAGATTCTGCTGGGCATCGGTCGGCAGCCGAACGTCGATGGGCTGGGCCTCGAAGCGGCGGGCGTGAAGTTCGACAAGCGACAAGGCGTGGAGGTGAACGACTACCTTCAGACCACCAACAAGCACATCTACGCCGCTGGCGACGTGTGCTCGAAGTTCAAGTTCACCCACGCCGCTGATGCGATGGCCCGCATCGTGATTCAGAATGCCCTGTTCTTCGGCCGGGCGAAGGCGAGTGCCTTGACCATCCCCTGGTGCACCTACACCGACCCGGAGATCGCCCACGTCGGTCTGTACGAGCACGAAGCGAAGGCACAGGGCATCGACGTGCACACCATCACGATTGAGATGAGCGACGTCGACCGCGCCATCCTTGATGGTGAAACCGATGGCCTGCTCAAGGTGCATCTGAAAAGAGGCAGCGACCGTATCCTCGGTGCGATGCTGGTCGCCCGACATGCCGGCGAGATGATCAGCGAGCTGACGCTTGCGATGACCGCCGGGCTGGGCCTGGGCGCGATCGCGAAGACGATCCACTGCTATCCGACGCAGGCGGAGGTGATCAAGAAGGCGGCCGACGCGTACAACCGCACACGATTGACGCCGCGCGTGAATGGCCTGCTCCAAACGCTGCTATCGTGGCGGCGATAA
- a CDS encoding FAD-dependent oxidoreductase, whose amino-acid sequence MSRPTRQLVAVGAGHAHLHLAEQASALAQRGIRLTLIDPGAFWYSGLATGMLGGQYTADEDTLDPQPLVEPTGQFIRGRVTSIDLQRRHVMLDDEKQVPFDRLSFNVGSEVATHGIVGTEHAWTVKPIENLSRLRSHLEHRLTGDRPLRVTVVGGGATGCEIAANLLGLARRLSTTLQLHVFSSAARLMPDAPAGASRRMTCVLTRYGALFELRTRIAAIQPDCVRDDAGRRWPSDLTVLATGLKPPTWLASLGLPLGERGGLQVGPSLQSPADPHVFGVGDCIDFEPRPLPPLGVFGVRQAPILLHNLIASFEDSPLQPYRPQRRWLSILNLGDDTALARWGSFYAHGRWCMRWKNRLDQKFLKRYRVK is encoded by the coding sequence ATGAGCAGGCCCACCAGGCAACTCGTGGCTGTCGGCGCGGGCCATGCACACCTGCACCTGGCGGAGCAGGCGTCGGCCCTGGCACAACGTGGCATTCGTTTGACGCTCATTGATCCCGGCGCGTTCTGGTACTCCGGTCTGGCGACAGGCATGCTCGGCGGACAGTACACGGCCGACGAAGACACGCTCGACCCGCAACCGCTGGTCGAGCCGACCGGCCAATTCATCCGCGGCCGCGTGACGTCGATCGATCTGCAACGGCGGCACGTCATGCTGGATGACGAAAAACAGGTCCCGTTCGACAGACTCTCATTCAACGTCGGCAGCGAGGTGGCGACCCACGGAATCGTGGGCACGGAACATGCATGGACGGTCAAGCCAATCGAAAACCTTTCGCGGCTGCGCAGCCATCTGGAACATCGACTGACAGGTGATCGCCCATTGCGCGTAACGGTCGTCGGCGGTGGCGCAACCGGGTGTGAGATCGCAGCCAATCTGCTCGGACTGGCCCGCCGCCTCTCGACCACACTTCAATTGCATGTGTTTAGCTCGGCGGCGCGATTGATGCCCGACGCCCCTGCCGGCGCATCGCGGCGCATGACATGCGTACTGACCCGCTACGGTGCATTGTTTGAACTGCGAACGCGGATTGCTGCCATACAACCTGACTGCGTGCGCGATGACGCCGGCCGCCGTTGGCCAAGCGATCTGACCGTGCTTGCTACGGGACTAAAGCCCCCCACGTGGCTGGCATCGCTCGGCCTGCCGCTGGGCGAACGCGGCGGACTCCAAGTCGGGCCATCGCTGCAATCACCTGCCGACCCGCATGTGTTCGGTGTCGGCGATTGCATCGACTTTGAGCCCCGTCCGCTGCCCCCGCTGGGTGTGTTCGGTGTGCGACAAGCTCCGATCCTGCTGCACAACCTGATCGCCAGTTTCGAAGATAGCCCGCTGCAGCCCTACCGTCCGCAGCGACGCTGGCTGTCGATCCTTAACCTCGGCGACGATACTGCACTGGCGAGATGGGGCTCGTTTTACGCCCATGGCCGATGGTGCATGCGATGGAAAAACCGTCTCGATCAAAAGTTTCTCAAGCGTTATCGGGTGAAGTGA
- a CDS encoding TIGR04283 family arsenosugar biosynthesis glycosyltransferase yields the protein MSRTEGKNLHDRLTLFDVAVIMPALNEAEAIGHVLDAIPDWVSQIIVVDNGSIDDTADVAREHGATVVREPRRGYGAACLRGLAALPRASPAALPGVSMPDVVVFLNADCSNDPSEMNTLVEPIAADEADLVIGSRVLSNARPESLSLPQRFGNALTSLLIRRLWHTPCTDLGQFRAIRFDALQALDMSDLDYGWTVQMQARALRMGYRIREVPVSYRRRIGTSKVSGTIHGIIGAGTKILTTIGREACRRRTQVAQRETLLVFTRYPEPGKTKTRLIPALGPERAARLQLQMTHRTLDAARRWACRPGRSVQVCFAGGDRQRMAQQFGHDLHYRPQCDGTLGDRLHHAIAAAHHERGCPVVVIGCDCPQLDDDTIDQAFAAIKDHDAVIGPASDGGYYLLGLGKPNAALFADIDWGTDRVRAQTQAIASQLGLFVAMLPEKHDIDEPDDLVLLPNIEQMLSQQHGEPPQVSIIIPAINEAADLPASIASAQPSRRVEVIVIDGGSTDDTPTIAATCGARVITAPPGRARQMNAGAAEARGHILLFLHADTRLPFGYERQIKQVLSSPGTVAGAFPLAFDHVSPSLRLIETAANYRSRWRQLPYGDQAMFLSRETFMRMQGYRNLPVMEDYELVRRLRKQGTIRLAGSAVVTSARRCLHVGIWRTTWTHQCMILGWHLGIAPTRLARWRRDLIRQQTADSATRTQTPVPPTPLSKQ from the coding sequence ATGAGCCGAACCGAGGGCAAAAACCTGCACGACCGGCTCACGCTATTCGACGTGGCAGTCATCATGCCCGCGCTGAACGAGGCCGAGGCGATCGGTCACGTCCTGGACGCGATCCCCGATTGGGTAAGTCAGATCATCGTCGTGGACAACGGCTCGATCGACGACACCGCCGACGTGGCTCGCGAACACGGTGCGACGGTGGTGCGCGAACCGCGTCGCGGTTATGGCGCGGCCTGCCTGCGCGGGTTGGCGGCACTTCCGAGAGCGTCCCCGGCAGCGCTTCCAGGGGTGAGTATGCCGGACGTGGTAGTGTTTCTCAACGCCGACTGCAGCAATGACCCGAGCGAGATGAACACGCTCGTCGAGCCGATCGCGGCCGATGAAGCTGACCTCGTCATCGGCTCACGCGTGCTCAGCAATGCCCGGCCCGAGTCGCTCTCGCTGCCGCAGCGCTTCGGCAACGCCCTGACAAGCCTGCTGATCCGCCGTCTCTGGCACACACCCTGCACCGATCTTGGCCAGTTCCGCGCCATCCGCTTCGACGCCCTGCAAGCGCTGGACATGAGCGACCTCGACTACGGCTGGACCGTGCAGATGCAGGCACGCGCCCTGCGCATGGGCTACCGCATACGCGAAGTGCCGGTGAGTTACCGCAGACGCATCGGCACCTCCAAAGTCTCCGGCACGATCCACGGCATCATCGGTGCGGGCACGAAGATACTCACCACCATCGGCCGTGAGGCATGCCGCCGACGTACGCAGGTCGCCCAGCGCGAAACGCTGCTCGTGTTCACACGCTACCCCGAGCCTGGCAAGACCAAGACGCGGCTGATCCCCGCGCTCGGCCCCGAGCGTGCCGCTCGCTTGCAGTTGCAGATGACCCATCGCACGCTCGACGCTGCTCGACGCTGGGCATGTCGCCCCGGCCGATCGGTGCAGGTCTGCTTCGCCGGCGGCGATCGCCAGCGCATGGCTCAACAGTTCGGCCACGATCTGCACTATCGCCCGCAATGCGACGGCACGCTCGGCGACCGCCTGCATCATGCGATCGCTGCCGCACACCACGAACGGGGCTGCCCTGTCGTCGTCATCGGCTGCGACTGCCCGCAACTTGACGATGACACGATCGACCAAGCCTTCGCGGCGATCAAAGACCACGACGCGGTCATCGGCCCCGCCAGTGACGGCGGTTATTACCTGCTTGGCTTGGGCAAGCCGAACGCAGCGCTGTTCGCCGATATCGACTGGGGCACCGATCGCGTGCGGGCGCAGACTCAGGCGATCGCTAGTCAACTCGGTCTCTTCGTTGCGATGCTCCCCGAGAAACACGATATCGACGAACCCGACGACCTTGTACTGCTGCCGAACATCGAGCAGATGCTTTCGCAGCAACATGGCGAACCGCCTCAAGTCTCGATCATCATCCCCGCGATCAATGAGGCAGCCGACCTGCCTGCGTCCATCGCCTCGGCCCAGCCATCACGGCGCGTCGAGGTGATCGTGATCGACGGCGGCAGCACGGATGACACGCCGACCATTGCGGCAACATGCGGTGCACGCGTCATCACCGCACCGCCCGGCCGTGCCCGACAGATGAACGCAGGAGCCGCCGAAGCACGTGGCCACATTCTGCTGTTCCTGCATGCCGACACCCGTCTGCCGTTTGGCTATGAACGCCAGATCAAGCAGGTCCTCTCGTCACCGGGCACGGTCGCGGGTGCCTTCCCGCTCGCTTTCGATCATGTTTCGCCGTCGCTTCGGCTCATCGAAACCGCCGCCAACTACCGCTCGCGGTGGCGGCAATTGCCCTACGGTGATCAGGCGATGTTCCTGTCCCGCGAAACATTCATGCGAATGCAAGGCTACCGCAACCTGCCGGTGATGGAAGATTATGAACTGGTCCGTCGCCTACGAAAACAAGGAACCATTCGACTGGCCGGCAGTGCCGTCGTCACCTCCGCCCGCCGCTGCCTGCACGTCGGCATCTGGCGCACCACATGGACACACCAGTGCATGATCCTCGGCTGGCATCTCGGCATCGCCCCGACGCGCCTGGCTCGCTGGCGACGGGATCTGATTCGCCAACAAACGGCTGACTCCGCTACCCGTACCCAAACGCCTGTTCCACCCACCCCCCTCTCCAAGCAATAA
- a CDS encoding cation:proton antiporter: MPDGVGGTSSKRMPTGYTAAMEGASFLQDLSIVLLIAGLVTVLFHYLKQPIVLGYILAGFIIGPHTPPFPLVNDPDSIQTLSQLGIVMLMFSLGLQLSFRGLMKIGPTASVAAVLEILLMIWIGYQVGRLFGWEQLDSIFLGAILLSSSTVIIVKALNDLGLAQAKFARFIFGILVIDDMAAIIAIALLSGIALSGQLSPVELFVTGGRLGLFFTAVLVVGLLVVPRLLRFVANFKNDEILLVVVLGMGFGMAMLALQLGFSTALGAFLLGAVIAETQQGGKIRAITAPVRDMFSAVFFVSIGLLVDPSLVLAYWVPILFITVVLITGKTLTGALGAFIAGNDTRTSLRVGLGLAQIGEFAFIIAVLGRDLGVTSDFLYPIAVSVSAITTLTTPFLIKHSDAIAGGLERLAPRKVYDYLHFYTGWVVSLSESRRQGNQVRVLLRRWFLQMGLNMVLVAAIFISISALSARLTPYLEFLPAWAEMDAVLFLMALLLALPLLVATLRKLRAAGMLMSEAAITGTRPREQTAMLRSVVISTVLGGGAVVLTLFILLIGSAILPSWPVLLVLAGLGIAVAIWQWRSFVRIYSRAQGSLRDTLGAMPEPESEDTTPIPTLLRQATIDTVTLPEQSPAVGRLIRELQLRSVTGASIVGIEREDESIVNPSPDEDLQAGDRVLLLGSHEHLKAGRAFLVGDDEVPAGR; this comes from the coding sequence GTGCCAGATGGCGTGGGCGGCACCTCCAGCAAAAGGATGCCAACGGGCTACACTGCCGCCATGGAAGGCGCTTCGTTTCTTCAAGACCTCAGTATCGTCTTGCTCATCGCAGGGCTGGTGACTGTGCTGTTTCATTATTTGAAGCAGCCTATCGTGTTGGGCTACATCCTCGCCGGGTTCATCATCGGACCGCACACGCCGCCTTTTCCCCTGGTCAATGACCCGGACAGTATTCAGACGCTATCACAACTGGGCATCGTGATGCTGATGTTCAGTCTTGGTCTGCAACTGTCGTTTCGCGGACTGATGAAGATCGGGCCGACCGCCTCGGTCGCGGCGGTGCTCGAAATCCTTCTGATGATCTGGATCGGCTACCAGGTTGGGCGGCTGTTCGGCTGGGAACAGCTTGACAGCATCTTCCTTGGAGCGATCCTGCTCAGTTCCTCGACTGTCATCATTGTCAAAGCGCTCAACGATTTGGGGCTGGCGCAGGCGAAGTTTGCCAGGTTCATCTTCGGCATCCTGGTCATCGACGACATGGCAGCGATCATCGCCATTGCCCTGCTTTCGGGCATCGCGTTGTCTGGTCAGCTTTCCCCTGTCGAATTGTTTGTAACAGGCGGTCGCCTTGGCTTGTTCTTCACTGCTGTACTGGTCGTCGGGTTGCTCGTCGTGCCAAGGCTGCTCCGGTTCGTCGCAAACTTCAAAAACGACGAGATTCTGCTCGTCGTTGTGCTGGGCATGGGCTTTGGCATGGCAATGCTCGCATTGCAACTGGGGTTCTCAACGGCTTTGGGGGCTTTCCTGCTCGGTGCGGTCATCGCCGAGACGCAGCAAGGCGGCAAGATTCGGGCGATCACTGCGCCGGTTCGAGACATGTTCAGTGCCGTATTCTTTGTTTCGATCGGACTGCTGGTCGATCCCTCCCTGGTCCTTGCCTACTGGGTACCCATTCTGTTCATTACGGTCGTGCTGATCACCGGCAAAACGCTAACGGGTGCCTTGGGCGCATTCATCGCAGGGAATGACACGCGCACGTCGCTACGGGTTGGCTTGGGACTGGCACAAATTGGGGAGTTCGCCTTCATTATTGCCGTGCTGGGTCGAGACCTTGGTGTCACCAGTGATTTTCTATATCCCATCGCCGTCTCGGTGTCGGCAATCACCACGTTGACGACGCCTTTTCTCATCAAACATTCGGATGCCATTGCCGGTGGACTGGAACGACTGGCTCCACGAAAGGTCTACGACTACCTCCACTTTTATACGGGCTGGGTAGTGTCTTTGTCGGAGTCGAGGCGGCAAGGCAATCAGGTGCGGGTACTGCTTCGACGGTGGTTCCTGCAGATGGGCTTGAATATGGTGCTGGTTGCGGCGATTTTCATTTCGATTTCTGCGTTGTCTGCCAGGCTGACGCCGTACTTGGAGTTTTTGCCTGCCTGGGCAGAGATGGATGCGGTGCTGTTTCTTATGGCACTCCTGCTTGCGCTGCCGTTGCTTGTGGCGACGCTTCGCAAACTTCGAGCCGCCGGGATGCTCATGTCAGAAGCAGCAATCACGGGGACGCGTCCGCGCGAACAGACTGCAATGTTGCGGTCTGTCGTGATCAGTACCGTCCTCGGCGGCGGAGCCGTTGTGTTGACCCTGTTCATCCTGCTGATCGGCTCTGCTATTTTACCCTCGTGGCCGGTACTGTTGGTGCTCGCGGGTCTGGGGATTGCGGTGGCAATCTGGCAATGGCGGTCCTTCGTCCGCATCTACTCTCGCGCTCAAGGTTCTCTGAGAGATACACTTGGAGCAATGCCCGAACCCGAGTCAGAGGACACGACGCCGATACCGACGTTGCTGCGCCAAGCCACGATCGATACGGTCACGCTTCCCGAGCAATCCCCAGCCGTGGGTCGGCTCATCCGCGAATTGCAATTGCGCAGCGTCACCGGGGCGAGCATCGTCGGCATCGAGCGCGAGGACGAAAGCATCGTAAATCCCAGTCCGGATGAGGATCTGCAAGCGGGCGACCGGGTGTTGCTGCTTGGATCACACGAACATCTGAAAGCAGGAAGAGCTTTTCTCGTGGGCGACGATGAAGTTCCAGCAGGAAGGTAG